From one Bacteroides eggerthii genomic stretch:
- a CDS encoding gluconate 5-dehydrogenase: protein MNQYLNFSLEGKVALVTGASYGIGFAIASAFAEQGAKICFNDINQELVDKGMAAYAEKGIKAHGYVCDVTDEPAVQAMVATIEKEVGTIDILVNNAGIIRRVPMHEMEAADFRRVIDIDLNAPFIVSKAVLPAMMKKGHGKIINICSMMSELGRETVSAYAAAKGGLKMLTRNICSEYGEYNIQCNGIGPGYIATPQTAPLREKQADGSRHPFDSFICAKTPAGRWLDPEELTGPAVFLASEASNAVNGHVLYVDGGILAYIGKQPK, encoded by the coding sequence ATGAATCAGTATTTGAATTTTTCTTTGGAAGGTAAAGTAGCCCTCGTTACAGGTGCTTCTTATGGTATCGGTTTTGCTATTGCTTCAGCTTTTGCAGAGCAAGGTGCTAAAATCTGTTTTAACGATATCAATCAGGAATTGGTGGATAAAGGTATGGCTGCTTATGCTGAAAAGGGTATCAAGGCACATGGCTATGTATGCGACGTGACTGATGAACCGGCTGTTCAGGCTATGGTAGCAACTATTGAGAAAGAAGTAGGCACTATCGATATTTTGGTGAACAATGCAGGTATTATCCGTCGTGTTCCTATGCACGAAATGGAAGCTGCCGATTTCCGTCGCGTTATAGACATCGACCTGAACGCTCCGTTCATTGTATCTAAGGCTGTTCTGCCTGCAATGATGAAGAAGGGTCATGGTAAGATTATCAACATCTGTTCTATGATGTCCGAGCTGGGTCGTGAGACTGTATCTGCATACGCTGCAGCTAAGGGCGGCTTGAAGATGTTGACTCGTAACATCTGCTCTGAATACGGTGAATACAACATTCAATGTAATGGTATCGGTCCGGGTTACATCGCTACTCCGCAAACTGCTCCGTTGCGTGAAAAACAAGCTGACGGCAGCCGTCATCCGTTCGACTCATTCATTTGCGCTAAGACTCCGGCCGGTCGTTGGTTGGATCCGGAAGAACTTACAGGTCCTGCTGTATTCTTGGCATCTGAGGCTTCTAACGCGGTTAACGGACATGTGCTGTACGTTGATGGTGGTATTTTGGCTTACATCGGAAAACAACCTAAGTAA
- the kduI gene encoding 5-dehydro-4-deoxy-D-glucuronate isomerase, with protein sequence MKTNYEIRYAAHPEDAKSYDTKRIRRDFLIEKVFSPNEVNMVYSMYDRMVVGGVMPVGEVLQLEAIDPLKAPYFLTRREIGIFNVGGPGVVKAGDAVFEMGYKEALYLGSGDREVTFESKDAAHPAKFYFNSVTAHRNYPDRKVTKKDAVVAEMGSLEGSNHRNINKMLVNQVLPTCQLQMGMTELAPGSVWNTMPAHVHSRRMEAYFYFEIPEDHAICHFMGEVDETRHVWMKGDQAVLSPEWSIHSAAATHNYTFIWGMGGENLDYGDQDFSLITDLK encoded by the coding sequence ATGAAAACAAACTATGAAATTCGCTACGCTGCTCATCCGGAGGATGCGAAAAGTTATGATACAAAAAGAATCCGCCGTGATTTTCTTATAGAGAAAGTATTTTCTCCCAATGAAGTAAACATGGTGTATTCCATGTACGACCGTATGGTAGTGGGTGGCGTTATGCCGGTAGGTGAAGTACTGCAACTGGAAGCTATTGATCCTTTGAAGGCGCCTTATTTCCTGACTCGTCGTGAAATTGGCATTTTCAATGTAGGCGGACCGGGGGTTGTGAAAGCCGGTGATGCCGTCTTTGAAATGGGTTATAAGGAGGCCCTTTATCTGGGTTCGGGCGATCGTGAAGTTACTTTTGAGAGCAAGGATGCAGCCCATCCGGCTAAATTCTATTTTAATTCGGTAACGGCTCATCGCAATTATCCTGATAGGAAAGTAACGAAGAAAGACGCGGTTGTGGCCGAAATGGGTTCTTTGGAAGGTTCCAATCATCGTAATATTAATAAGATGCTGGTTAATCAGGTATTGCCGACTTGCCAGTTACAAATGGGTATGACGGAGCTTGCTCCGGGCAGTGTGTGGAATACAATGCCGGCACATGTCCACAGCCGCCGTATGGAAGCCTACTTCTATTTTGAAATACCGGAAGACCATGCTATCTGCCACTTTATGGGCGAAGTAGACGAAACCCGCCATGTGTGGATGAAAGGCGACCAGGCCGTTCTCTCTCCCGAATGGTCTATCCATTCTGCTGCCGCTACGCACAATTATACCTTTATATGGGGTATGGGTGGTGAGAATCTGGACTACGGGGATCAGGACTTTTCTTTGATTACAGACTTAAAATAA